A region of Liolophura sinensis isolate JHLJ2023 chromosome 8, CUHK_Ljap_v2, whole genome shotgun sequence DNA encodes the following proteins:
- the LOC135473107 gene encoding uncharacterized protein LOC135473107 gives MHNCCVVGCKHNSNHVKANGQRYRFFRIPSDSSMRKQWMAKINRADFVPKKHSRVCDEHFVDKEPSVYHPVPCLNMGYPTSIVKTRWRIKPYATIKPGSTVPKTRRKKVESELLSGAAVFNTSNNTSKPFSEDSCRQQVQNIKWQDKLSTRQLPGSCLVRKMSYVSLLRPNLQMKIKSQNTQTDKNIEVKITDNTARNNEVKDISKSVRNFEKVTGKTDGSTEVKDTCKTDRNIMVKDTGKADRNIVVKDTGKSDRNIVMKNTGKADRSIELKDTGKTDRNSEVQDTGKTDRSIERKDTGKTDRNSKVQDTVVGERSKDDIIASLQLKVEILHEKIRRLTAANSTRYFGLHIIENNDKKTRFYTGFPTYSAFDGTYERMLKKKMECISLNSKPRKHDWTKRCYKKPGPKRSLPLKEEFLLVMMKLNQGYVDEDLGDRFGIHQTSVCRIVHQWIPKLASSLKKDNIVLGVKALESVHVFMGKNISMHKKKRKNESNCEGL, from the exons ATGCATAACTGTTGCGTGGTGGGTTGCAAACATAACTCCAATCATGTGAAGGCAAATGGGCAACGATACAGATTTTTTCGTATCCCCTCTGATAGCAGCATGCGTAAACAATGGATGGCAAAGATAAATCGTGCTGACTTTGTCCCTAAAAAGCATTCTAGGGTTTGCGACGAGCACTTTGTTGACAAGGAACCCTCAGTGTACCACCCAGTTCCATGCCTGAACATGGGATATCCAACATCCATTGTTAAAACTCGTTGGCGCATCAAACCTTATGCTACAATCAAACCAGGCTCAACAGTGCCCAAGACAAGGAGGAAAAAAGTGGAATCAGAATTGCTGTCAGG GGCTGCTGTATTCAACACCAGCAATAATACATCCAAGCCATTTTCTGAAGACAGCTGCCGCCAACAAGTCCAGAATATCAAATGGCAAGACAAACTTTCCACCAGACAGTTGCCTGGGTCATGCTTAGTAAGAAAGATGTCCTATGTTAGTTTGCTACGGCCTAACTTACAGATGAAGATAAAGTCCCAAAACACACAGACTGACAAAAACATTGAGGTGAAGATCACAGACAACACTGCAAGAAACAATGAGGTCAAGGACATAAGTAAGAGTGTCAGAAACTTTGAGAAGGTCACTGGCAAGACTGATGGAAGCACTGAGGTGAAGGACACTTGTAAAACTGACAGAAACATTATGGTGAAGGACACTGGCAAGGCTGACAGAAACATTGTGGTGAAGGACACTGGCAAAAGTGACAGAAATATTGTGATGAAGAACACTGGCAAGGCTGATAGAAGCATTGAACTGAAGGACACTGGCAAGACTGACAGAAATAGTGAGGTGCAGGACACTGGCAAGACTGATAGAAGCATTGAACGGAAGGACACTGGCAAGACTGACAGAAATAGCAAGGTGCAGGACACAGTGGTTGGAGAAAGGTCCAAGGATGATATTATAGCTTCTCTGCAACTCAAAGTAGAGATCTTGCATGAAAAG ATTCGCAGGCTGACAGCAGCAAACTCTACAAGGTATTTCGGTTTGCACATCATTGAAAACAATGACAAGAAAACCAGGTTTTATACAGGATTTCCTACCTACAGCGCCTTCGATGGGACATATGAGAGAATGCTGAAGAAGAAGATGGAGTGCATATCTCTCAACTCCAAgccaaggaaacatgactggacTAAGCGATGCTACAAGAAACCGGGCCCCAAACGCTCCCTGCCACTGAAGGAAGAGTTCCTGCTAGTCATGATGAAATTGAATCAAGGATACGTAGATGAGGACCTCGGTGATAGGTTTGGTATCCACCAAACTTCCGTGTGCAGAATTGTACATCAGTGGATCCCAAAGCTTGCCAGCTCCTTGAAGAAAGACAATATAGTTTTAGGTGTGAAGGCTCTTGAATCTGTTCATGTGTTCATGGGGAAAAACATCAGCATgcacaagaaaaaaagaaaaaatgagtCAAACTGTGAGGGGTTGTAA
- the LOC135472587 gene encoding transmembrane 6 superfamily member 1-like has translation MGVSTMWAVALPISLTGIPIAYVLNKTGAMEQQFFVLVAGVVCLALVAIIPAAMMIIRGEKNDPFFYVLSIFTFSSVMDLVIALENDGFISSFMTFYLLEGEPYLVTAHGTMILYWDGIAHLLMYVLMVAGHSKRQGWYREVGLYWAGSIAHSMVVFLPGNIAGKYGMKWSILLNVPYLIIPFWAGYRFLKSGVKPQKSVSKPLSVALWKRPQDVFFVLYLLAATALAAFRGMTVLGCNAEMSQIYKNQYDPYLKDDSTYPMMQMLIYLFYFIPYYVAAACGLWGGENHTWMTDWALIHAGAAAQGQFSYIGGAIHASTDPNYRLPSDPSVRLSFFLINGALFLVPQLMALRFVWGKTFTHELPPAEPILSQRKKKAFKKHM, from the exons ATGGGTGTGTCAACCATGTGGGCTGTAGCCCTGCCCATCTCATTAACTGGGATTCCAATTGCCTACGTTCTCAACAAAACAGGAGCCATGGAACAGCAGTTTTTTGTTCTTGTGGCCGGAGTTGTCTGCCTTGCTCTGGTAGCCATTATACCTGCTGCCATGATGATTATTAGAGGAGAGAAAAATGACCCGTTTTTCTATG tgctcAGTATCTTCACATTCAGCTCGGTGATGGACTTGGTGATAGCTCTTGAAAATGATGGTTTTATCAGTAGCTTCATGACATTCTACCTCCTGGAGGGGGAACCTTACCTAGTCACCGCCCACGGAACGATGATTCTCTACTGGGACGGCATCGCCCACCTTCTCATGTACGTCCTCATGGTGGCTGGACACTCTAAACG GCAGGGTTGGTACAGAGAGGTGGGCCTGTACTGGGCAGGTTCTATAGCTCACAGTATGGTCGTCTTTTTACCTGGCAATATTGCAG GTAAGTATGGAATGAAGTGGTCCATATTGTTGAACGTTCCCTATCTGATAATACCCTTCTGGGCAGGCTACAGGTTTTTAAAGTCAGGAGTGAAACCTCAG aagAGTGTCAGTAAGCCATTGTCTGTAGCATTATGGAAGAGACCACAGGATGTGTTCTTTGTTCTCTATCTACTGGCTGCCACAGCTCTGGCTGCTTTTCGTGGTATG ACGGTTCTGGGCTGCAATGCTGAGATGTCTCAGATCTACAAAAACCAATATGATCCCTATCTGAAGGATGACAGTACATATCCCATGATGCAG ATGCTCATATACCTTTTCTACTTCATCCCGTACTACGTGGCTGCTGCATGTGGGTTATGGGGGGGAGAAAATCACACCTGGATGACAGACTGGGCCTTGATCCATGCTGGGGCAGCTGCTCAG gGTCAGTTTTCTTACATTGGAGGCGCTATTCATGCCAGCACAGACCCAAACTATCGCCTGCCATCTGatccgtctgtccgtctgtcctTCTTTCTGATTAACGGGGCACTTTTCCTCGTTCCTCAGTTGATGGCCTTACGCTTTGTGTGGGGGAAGACATTTACACATGAGCTACCACCAGCAGAACCCATTTTAAGCCAGAGAAAGAAGAAAGCTTTCAAGAAGCACATGTAG